From one Lycium barbarum isolate Lr01 chromosome 6, ASM1917538v2, whole genome shotgun sequence genomic stretch:
- the LOC132644856 gene encoding auxin efflux carrier component 5-like: MIGLDDIYKVVVAMVPLYVALILGYGSVKWWHMFKPEQCDAINRFNCFFILPFFNFQFIANINPYKLNYLFLTGDLIGKALVILILILWANFYKKGSFSWSITSFSLATLNNTLVVGVPLMKAMYGDLGVDLVVQAAVIQALLWLSSLLFALEFWRTKMHNSENVIGNSVELRTISDLEGNTTTTQVRNNNNNNALAFWPLMKTVLVKLAKNPNSYACFLGLFWALLAGRWNFEMPSIIEGSILIMSKAGSGVAMFSMGLFMALQGKIIACGAALTIYAMILRFVVGPATMALGCIVLGLHGNVLRIAILQSALPQAVASFVYAQEYGLHANVLGTSVIVGTIISLPLLIAYYAVLDIMP; this comes from the exons ATGATAGGGTTGGACGATATTTACAAGGTGGTGGTGGCCATGGTGCCACTCTATGTGGCACTTATTTTAGGCTATGGGTCAGTGAAATGGTGGCATATGTTCAAGCCGGAACAATGTGATGCCATCAATAGATTCAATTGCTTCTTCATTCTCCCATTTTTCAATTTCCAATTCATAGCAAATATCAACCCATACAAGCTCAACTACCTCTTTTTAACCGGAGACCTAATCGGCAAAGCCTTAGTAATTTTAATTCTCATCTTATGGGCTAACTTTTACAAAAAAGGGAGCTTTTCTTGGTCCATAACTAGTTTTTCTTTGGCCACTTTGAACAACACACTTGTTGTTGGTGTCCCATTGATGAAGGCCATGTATGGGGATTTAGGGGTTGATCTTGTTGTTCAAGCTGCTGTGATTCAAGCTTTGTTATGGCTTTCTTCTTTGCTATTTGCACTTGAGTTTTGGAGAACAAAAATGCATAATAGTGAAAATGTAATTGGTAATTCTGTTGAATTGCGGACTATTAGTGACTTGGAAGGAAATACTACTACTACTCAAGtgaggaataataataataataatgccctGGCGTTTTGGCCTTTGATGAAGACTGTCTTGGTAAAACTTGCTAAGAATCCCAATTCTTATGCTTGTTTTCTTGGTCTCTTTTGGGCTCTTTTAGCCGGTAG GTGGAATTTTGAAATGCCAAGCATAATAGAGGGATCCATCTTGATAATGTCAAAGGCTGGTAGTGGTGTTGCAATGTTTAGTATGG GACTATTCATGGCTTTGCAAGGGAAGATAATTGCATGTGGAGCTGCATTGACAATTTATGCAATGATTTTGAGGTTTGTTGTTGGACCAGCAACAATGGCACTCGGCTGTATAGTATTGGGCTTACATGGAAATGTTTTACGCATTGCTATCCTCCAG TCAGCATTGCCCCAAGCAGTCGCTTCTTTCGTTTATGCCCAAGAATATGGACTACATGCCAACGTACTCGGCACTTC GGTCATTGTTGGCACCATTATTTCCTTGCCGTTGTTGATAGCATATTATGCAGTTTTGGATATTATGCCTTAA